In Cicer arietinum cultivar CDC Frontier isolate Library 1 chromosome 7, Cicar.CDCFrontier_v2.0, whole genome shotgun sequence, the genomic window TTCAAAACATCAATTAGTTGATGACATAGTCAAATCAAATATGATACTACCTACTACCTTCCTCTTTAAATCATTTGACCAAtttacatgattttttttattaataggaATCCAACTTCATACACTAAAGTTTACAACACTTAGACACATTGCACACCGATTAATTGCATGTGTGACCAATTTAcaatgtttaaaaaacaattaggTATTAAAGTTTTTTACTTAAAGATTGTCttaagtttttaaacaattatgagtatttttgtaaatataataaatcaatACATCTAGTAATTAGAATAtagaatattataaatgaataaataaaaaaaatcaagaagaTCCTCATTCTTAGCTTTCaaagttaaatattaataataattgtgtCTTTGCAGGAGGAAGGGTGGGTTGTGTGTAAAGCATTCAAGAAAAAAACCAATGTCCAAACAAAGACTAATGAAAGATGGGATCCAAGCAACTTATATGATGATGAAGAAGTAAGTGGCATCATCTCAAGGGTGGACCCCATTGACCTTATCATAAGGCAGCCTCAGAGGATTTCAGCTCAAAATTTCTTGTACAAGCAAGAAATAGAACCAGAAGCAAATAACTTAGCCTTCATGATGCATTCAGACCAAttattagtacctcttcctcagCTAGAAAGTCCCTCTTTGCAatcaaaaagacaaaattcGATGTCAATAATATcagaaaataataacaatgatgATAGTTTATATTCCAAAATCAAGAGCAAAGAGAAAGTGACTGATTGGAGGGATCTTGACAAGTTTGTGGCTTCTCAGCTGAGTCAAGAAGATAGGTGCCATGATCATACAAGCTCAGACATGGCATTGTTGCTATTGCAAAGTAGTAGGAATGAAGAAGAGAACAAGTTTAGTTCATTTTTTACTACAAGCCCTGACTGTGACTTTGGGATATGTGTAtttgaaaaatacattaatgAATAAAGAAGAGATGCATGATGGAAGGGAGAATATTGGTTTTCCTATATTTGTAGTACTAAATATGATGTTTGGTGAATGTTGAGATATGCGAACATCCAACGCTTTGAAGTCACTCAAAATTCTAATGAAGATTGatgatagtttttgaaacagCTCTCTAGCTTGGTCTTAATAGTTAAGACAATGATTCGGTTAAAGTTAGTtggataaaaataaaggaaaataaatGTGTTTATCAAAATTCAACTTGTTGAACTGACACTACTCAATTATTATTGTCTCAAGCGTAAAGATGGAGGGAattgttaaatttattaaattatatttttgaagagTATCGTCAATTGTCATTAATATTTAGTATGTATGAGTCCATGATAAACAAGTATCAAAGTGGTTCACCTTAAAATTTGTTGATTGAGATAATATATATGGTTTTGTATTTTGTAAACATGTGAATGGAAAAGGTGTATGGATTATTTGTGAAAGACCAAGAAATGTTCGTATGTAATAAGTCGACTTGCATTGCATGCGCCCAATATAACTCTAGATACTAAGACAAACTTGGTTCTTAACCTAGAAAAACcactaaaaaaaaagtttcagtAATCACGGTGCATGCGTTGCTTTGTTTAgtacacttttttattttatttttgctataAAAACAGGGTAATGTATTCTAGGTGTGagttttggtgggtccatgtgtTGTAAAGCATGCGAC contains:
- the NAC59 gene encoding NAC domain-containing protein 37 encodes the protein MKESVVPPEFRFHPTDGELVDYYLRKKVASQNIDLDVIKDIDLYRIEPWDLQERCKIGNEEQHEWYFFSHKDKKYPTGTRTNRATMAGFWKATGRDKSVYERTKLIGMRKTLVFYKGRAPNGHKTDWIMHEYRLQTLQNAPPQEEGWVVCKAFKKKTNVQTKTNERWDPSNLYDDEEVSGIISRVDPIDLIIRQPQRISAQNFLYKQEIEPEANNLAFMMHSDQLLVPLPQLESPSLQSKRQNSMSIISENNNNDDSLYSKIKSKEKVTDWRDLDKFVASQLSQEDRCHDHTSSDMALLLLQSSRNEEENKFSSFFTTSPDCDFGICVFEKYINE